From one Deinococcus sp. NW-56 genomic stretch:
- a CDS encoding IS701 family transposase → MARSLPRWTRHFPTWFAPFLVHFRHRAQRTWAPLYVRGLCSTVHRKSMQPLAAVVAPGKEDHLQQFITDSPWLTEPLETLLAQRAQQMLGGKDAVLIIDDTCLTKFGTKSVGVARQYSGQVGKITPCQCLVSLTLAQHDLPVPLALRLFLPQEWTNDPARLRAAGVPLEHQPPQTKCELALKELDRVRPHVTFGMVLADAGYGVNARFRQALTERGLLWSVGITRTQTVYPRDVRLIPIPRIFRGRKPTHPTPSEDRLSVEEVLAGAAWQHLVWRHGTKGPLSGRFAAEYVRLADGEEYARSQHLPGQAAWIIGEQRRGEERKYYVCNLPPDTPLSRLVEVTKRRWACELSHRELKDEVGLDHFEGRSWQGLHHHAVLCMVALTFLQWLRLTQPDDLRGDTIPAIRAEVAGDLPLPPPCRRCHTCTALFSGP, encoded by the coding sequence ATGGCTCGTTCTCTGCCTCGCTGGACCCGACATTTCCCTACCTGGTTTGCGCCCTTTCTGGTGCATTTTCGCCACCGAGCCCAGCGGACCTGGGCGCCTCTGTACGTCCGTGGATTGTGCAGCACGGTCCACCGAAAAAGCATGCAGCCCTTGGCTGCCGTCGTGGCGCCCGGGAAAGAGGACCATCTCCAGCAGTTCATCACCGACAGCCCCTGGCTGACCGAACCCCTGGAAACCCTGCTCGCTCAGCGGGCTCAGCAGATGCTGGGTGGCAAAGACGCCGTGCTGATCATCGACGACACCTGCTTGACAAAGTTCGGCACCAAGTCTGTCGGCGTCGCCCGTCAGTATTCCGGGCAGGTCGGGAAGATCACCCCCTGTCAATGCCTCGTCTCCCTGACGTTGGCCCAGCACGACTTGCCGGTTCCGCTCGCCCTACGGCTCTTCTTGCCACAGGAGTGGACCAACGATCCCGCTCGGCTCAGGGCGGCTGGTGTTCCGTTGGAACACCAGCCGCCACAGACCAAGTGCGAACTGGCGCTGAAAGAGTTGGACCGGGTGCGTCCACACGTCACCTTCGGCATGGTTCTGGCGGATGCGGGGTACGGCGTGAACGCCCGGTTCCGGCAGGCACTCACCGAGCGAGGACTGCTGTGGTCGGTCGGCATCACCCGCACGCAGACGGTCTATCCCAGGGACGTTCGCTTGATCCCCATCCCTCGGATCTTCCGGGGCAGGAAACCGACGCACCCAACCCCATCCGAGGACCGACTGTCGGTAGAAGAAGTGCTGGCGGGTGCTGCATGGCAGCACCTGGTATGGCGACATGGAACCAAAGGCCCGCTCTCCGGACGCTTCGCGGCTGAATACGTTCGCCTGGCAGACGGGGAGGAGTACGCTCGCAGTCAACATCTGCCGGGTCAAGCCGCCTGGATCATCGGAGAACAGCGACGAGGTGAGGAGCGCAAATACTACGTCTGCAATCTGCCCCCTGACACGCCGTTGTCGCGGTTGGTGGAAGTCACCAAGCGCCGCTGGGCGTGTGAGCTGAGCCACCGGGAGCTGAAGGACGAAGTCGGGCTGGACCACTTCGAGGGCCGGTCCTGGCAAGGTCTGCATCACCACGCCGTGCTGTGTATGGTGGCCCTGACCTTCCTGCAATGGCTTCGCCTCACCCAGCCCGACGACCTCAGAGGCGACACCATTCCGGCCATTCGAGCGGAGGTGGCAGGGGACTTGCCCCTGCCACCTCCTTGCCGCCGATGTCACACCTGCACCGCCTTATTCAGCGGCCCCTGA
- a CDS encoding antitoxin Xre/MbcA/ParS toxin-binding domain-containing protein produces the protein MTQTFTPTRTPPALPGASLLGLKATTLLDLGDAVHDGFDPVTLERLANHLGLSLGDTLDLIGLSPSTYHSHRRQNRPIKPEVSASLYHLARVTEAAEHYFGNTKAAHTWLQTPRVTFGSRTPLQFALLPGGAEYVTTVLSRLEHGVHT, from the coding sequence ATGACGCAAACGTTTACACCGACAAGAACGCCCCCCGCTCTCCCCGGTGCCTCACTCCTCGGCCTGAAGGCCACCACCCTGCTGGACTTGGGTGACGCGGTGCACGACGGCTTTGATCCCGTCACGCTGGAACGCCTGGCCAACCACCTGGGGCTCTCGCTGGGCGACACACTCGACCTGATCGGGCTGAGCCCCAGCACCTACCACAGCCACCGGCGTCAGAACCGGCCCATCAAACCGGAAGTCAGTGCCAGTCTCTACCACCTGGCACGCGTCACCGAAGCCGCAGAGCACTACTTCGGCAACACGAAGGCGGCCCACACCTGGCTTCAGACACCCCGGGTGACCTTCGGTTCCCGCACGCCCCTTCAGTTCGCCCTCCTCCCTGGAGGTGCCGAGTACGTGACCACCGTGCTGAGCAGGCTCGAGCACGGAGTCCACACGTGA
- a CDS encoding RES family NAD+ phosphorylase gives MKLTLHRISKLQYAALPTLPEHGIGAARYGSRWNTPDPGQRHDRRIIFASDTLTQAMLEVIVHVDREVLHTVPHGHVTLQVDPGAIADLDLTQLPSTWNAHPETPATQVIGDEWYDLQASPVLRIPSAILPLYAYGPGHANYLINARHPDLERAVQLLSCHPLPMDPRL, from the coding sequence GTGAAGCTGACTCTCCACCGCATCAGCAAACTCCAGTACGCCGCCCTCCCTACCCTCCCCGAACACGGCATCGGTGCCGCACGCTACGGCAGCCGCTGGAACACCCCTGACCCAGGCCAACGGCACGACCGACGCATCATCTTCGCCAGCGACACCCTCACCCAGGCCATGCTGGAAGTCATCGTGCACGTTGACCGCGAAGTCCTCCACACCGTCCCCCATGGCCACGTCACCCTCCAGGTGGATCCCGGAGCCATCGCCGACCTGGACCTCACCCAGCTGCCCAGCACCTGGAACGCCCACCCCGAGACCCCCGCAACCCAGGTCATCGGCGACGAATGGTACGACTTGCAGGCCTCGCCCGTCCTCCGGATCCCCTCGGCCATCCTCCCCCTGTATGCCTATGGCCCTGGCCACGCCAACTACCTCATCAATGCCCGCCATCCTGATCTCGAACGGGCTGTCCAGCTGCTGAGCTGCCATCCCCTCCCCATGGATCCGCGGCTTTAG